The Methylobacterium sp. PvR107 genome contains a region encoding:
- the istB gene encoding IS21-like element helper ATPase IstB yields MSLARDETTPGVLLAHHLKQLKLPTVLREYDKVARECAQSGLDHSRYLLRLVELELIDRERRMVERRIRAARFPAVKSLDTFDFAAIPSLNKMLVLELARCGYILGRENVIALGNSGTGKTHIALALGLAACQKGFSVTFTTAASLVNQLLEARDERRLLRLQRELAAVKLLIVDELGYVPLSSTGAELLFEVFSQRYERGSTVVTSNLPFEDWTSVLGSERLTGALLDRLTHHVSILSLNGNSYRLKTSRSRRGRAEGAEQNQATADPHDPETGEIPPA; encoded by the coding sequence ATGAGCCTGGCGCGCGACGAGACCACGCCGGGCGTCCTGCTGGCTCACCACCTCAAGCAGCTCAAGCTGCCCACGGTGCTGCGCGAGTACGACAAGGTTGCCCGCGAGTGCGCTCAGAGCGGCCTGGACCACTCGCGCTACCTGTTGCGGCTGGTTGAACTGGAGCTGATCGACCGTGAGCGGCGCATGGTCGAGCGCCGCATCCGGGCGGCGCGCTTCCCGGCGGTGAAGAGCCTCGACACGTTCGACTTTGCCGCGATCCCGAGCCTGAACAAGATGCTCGTGCTGGAACTGGCCCGCTGTGGCTACATCCTCGGCCGGGAGAACGTCATCGCACTTGGCAACTCGGGCACTGGCAAGACCCACATCGCCTTGGCTCTCGGCTTGGCGGCTTGCCAGAAGGGCTTCTCGGTCACGTTCACCACCGCGGCCTCGCTGGTCAACCAACTCCTGGAGGCGCGCGACGAGCGTCGTCTGCTCCGGCTTCAGCGCGAACTAGCCGCGGTCAAGCTCCTGATCGTCGACGAACTCGGCTACGTGCCGCTGTCGTCGACGGGGGCGGAGTTGCTGTTTGAGGTCTTCTCGCAGCGCTACGAGCGTGGCTCGACCGTGGTGACCTCGAACCTCCCGTTTGAGGACTGGACGTCAGTTCTGGGCTCGGAACGGCTCACGGGCGCGCTGCTCGACCGGCTGACCCACCACGTCAGCATCCTGAGCCTGAACGGCAACAGCTACCGCCTCAAAACTTCCCGCAGCCGGCGCGGCCGGGCCGAAGGGGCGGAGCAAAACCAGGCCACCGCCGATCCTCACGACCCCGAGACGGGCGAGATCCCGCCGGCCTGA
- the istA gene encoding IS21 family transposase, giving the protein MFAVEVYAAVRQFVFIEGNSRREAARVFGLSRETIAKMCRFSLPPGYTRSKPVEKPKLGPLLPVITAILETDRSAPIKQRHTAKRIFERLRDEHGYAGGYTVVKDHVRICRSQGRETFVPLAHPPGHAQVDFGEAVATIGGVRRKIHFFCMDLPHSDACFVKAYPRETTEAFLDGHVAAFAFFTGVPLSILYDNTKIAVAKICGDGQRERTRAFTELVSHYLFRDRFGRPGRGNDKGKVEGLVKFARSNFMTPAPEAASFEALNADLERRCRVRQDECAGRSAELIGTRLVADRAVLRALPAVPLEPCEKRAGRVSSTALVRYHGNDYSVPTAYGFRDVLVKGFVDEVVILCGGIEIARHERSYGTGVFVSEPLHYLALIETKPNALDQAAALQDWDLPEAFQHLRHLLEARMGNRGKREFIQVLRLMEAMPKDVVAAAVAEAIRLGAIGFDAVKLIALARLEHRPPRLDLAAYPHLPRTTVRTTVAADYAVLVPEVAA; this is encoded by the coding sequence ATGTTTGCCGTGGAAGTCTACGCGGCCGTTCGGCAGTTCGTGTTTATCGAGGGCAACTCTCGGCGTGAGGCGGCTCGAGTGTTCGGGCTGAGCCGAGAGACGATCGCCAAGATGTGCCGGTTCTCCCTGCCGCCGGGCTATACGCGCTCGAAGCCGGTCGAGAAGCCGAAGCTTGGGCCTCTTCTGCCGGTGATCACGGCCATCCTGGAAACGGACCGAAGCGCGCCGATCAAGCAGCGGCACACGGCCAAGCGGATCTTCGAGCGTTTACGCGACGAGCACGGCTATGCCGGCGGCTACACGGTGGTGAAGGACCACGTGCGGATCTGCCGATCGCAGGGGCGGGAGACCTTCGTGCCGCTGGCCCACCCGCCTGGCCATGCCCAGGTTGACTTCGGCGAGGCGGTGGCCACGATCGGCGGCGTGCGTCGCAAGATCCATTTCTTCTGCATGGACCTGCCGCACTCCGACGCCTGCTTCGTGAAGGCATATCCGCGGGAGACCACCGAGGCGTTCCTCGACGGGCACGTCGCCGCCTTCGCCTTCTTCACGGGCGTGCCGCTGTCGATCCTGTACGACAACACGAAGATCGCGGTCGCCAAGATCTGCGGTGACGGGCAGCGCGAGCGCACGCGCGCCTTCACCGAGTTGGTGAGCCACTACCTGTTCCGCGACCGCTTCGGCCGTCCGGGCAGGGGCAACGACAAGGGCAAAGTCGAAGGGCTGGTCAAGTTCGCCCGGTCCAACTTCATGACCCCGGCTCCGGAGGCAGCTTCGTTCGAGGCGCTGAACGCTGATCTGGAGCGACGCTGCCGAGTCCGGCAGGATGAGTGTGCCGGTCGGTCTGCCGAGCTCATCGGTACGCGGCTCGTGGCCGACCGTGCGGTCCTGCGCGCCCTGCCGGCGGTCCCGCTGGAGCCGTGCGAGAAGCGGGCTGGTCGTGTCTCCTCGACCGCGCTGGTGCGCTATCACGGCAACGACTACTCGGTGCCCACCGCCTACGGCTTCCGGGACGTGCTGGTGAAGGGCTTCGTCGACGAGGTCGTGATCCTGTGCGGCGGGATCGAGATCGCCCGGCACGAACGCAGCTACGGCACCGGCGTGTTCGTCTCCGAGCCGCTGCACTACCTCGCGCTGATCGAGACCAAGCCGAACGCCCTCGACCAAGCGGCGGCCCTCCAGGACTGGGATCTGCCCGAGGCGTTCCAGCACCTGCGCCATCTCCTGGAGGCGCGCATGGGCAACCGGGGCAAGCGCGAGTTCATCCAGGTGCTGCGCCTGATGGAGGCGATGCCCAAGGACGTGGTGGCCGCAGCCGTCGCGGAGGCGATCCGGCTCGGGGCGATCGGCTTCGATGCGGTCAAGCTGATTGCGCTGGCCCGACTCGAGCACCGACCGCCCCGGCTCGACCTGGCAGCCTATCCGCACCTGCCCAGAACCACGGTGCGGACCACCGTGGCTGCCGACTATGCCGTGCTGGTGCCGGAGGTGGCCGCATGA